The Desulfonatronovibrio hydrogenovorans DSM 9292 genome includes a window with the following:
- the dxs gene encoding 1-deoxy-D-xylulose-5-phosphate synthase yields the protein MSDNNVHILSSLSKPDLIRDLKPEELECLASQVRELIIRVVSKNGGHLAPSLGVVDLTVALMNVFDFEKDQIIWDVGHQAYAYKILTGRKDHFHTLRKIEGISGFPRMDESEFDHFGVGHSSTSISAGLGMAVARDILKDTSKVLAVIGDGSMTAGLAYEGLNQAGDLDRDLIVILNDNEMSISKNVGALSSFLSRKLSSRWMVRFKKEVEGWMRHIPRIGEDILNYARKSEESLKGFFTPGILFEAFKFNYIGPVDGHNIRTMTRVFNQLKTLEGPVLVHVLTKKGKGYQPAEENPTHFHGVGCFEPETGLARKSKGKCLPTYTEVFGNTLCSLAGTDEKIVAITAAMPEGTGLRRFAEKYPDRFFDVGICEQHAVTFAAGLATRGFKPVVAVYSTFLQRSYDQVVHDVCLQNLPVTLCLDRGGIVGEDGATHHGVFDFSYLRHIPNLICMAPKDEAELQRMLYTAVQHPGPAVIRYPRGVGVGSSVRDEILPVEVGRAELIKDGSHGLIMAVGSRVYPALEAALELEDEKMSLAVLNARFVKPLPAEMIFDLRKRFNRILLLEENVLAGGFSSAVLEFLADHDLLGGLHVKRLGIPDVFVEHGTQKELRQMLGLCKGGIKKTSLKFFKP from the coding sequence ATGTCTGATAACAACGTACATATTCTTTCCAGCCTTTCCAAACCAGACCTGATCAGGGATTTGAAGCCGGAAGAGCTTGAATGTCTGGCTTCCCAAGTCAGGGAGCTCATCATCAGGGTTGTTTCCAAAAACGGCGGTCATCTGGCTCCGTCCCTGGGTGTGGTTGATCTGACCGTGGCCCTGATGAATGTCTTTGATTTTGAAAAGGACCAGATCATCTGGGACGTGGGACATCAGGCCTATGCCTATAAAATACTTACCGGAAGAAAGGATCATTTTCATACCCTGCGTAAAATAGAAGGGATCAGCGGCTTTCCAAGAATGGATGAAAGCGAGTTTGATCATTTTGGTGTGGGACATTCCAGCACCTCTATTTCCGCTGGACTGGGCATGGCTGTGGCCAGGGACATTCTAAAGGATACCAGCAAGGTCCTGGCAGTGATCGGAGATGGATCCATGACCGCCGGCCTAGCTTATGAAGGGCTTAATCAGGCCGGAGACCTGGACAGGGATCTTATAGTCATTCTCAATGACAATGAGATGTCCATTTCCAAGAATGTGGGAGCTCTTTCCTCTTTTTTGAGCCGCAAACTCTCCTCCAGGTGGATGGTCAGATTTAAAAAAGAAGTTGAAGGATGGATGCGCCATATCCCCAGGATCGGTGAGGACATCCTCAATTATGCCCGGAAGAGCGAGGAGTCCCTTAAGGGCTTCTTTACTCCAGGGATTCTTTTTGAAGCCTTTAAATTCAACTATATTGGTCCGGTTGACGGGCATAACATAAGAACCATGACCAGGGTTTTCAACCAGCTTAAGACTCTGGAAGGACCTGTACTGGTCCATGTTTTGACCAAAAAAGGCAAGGGCTATCAACCGGCAGAAGAAAATCCTACCCATTTTCACGGTGTGGGTTGTTTTGAGCCGGAAACCGGGCTGGCCAGAAAGAGTAAGGGGAAGTGTCTGCCCACTTACACCGAGGTATTTGGAAATACCCTTTGCAGTCTGGCTGGAACAGATGAAAAAATCGTGGCCATCACTGCAGCCATGCCGGAAGGTACAGGTTTGAGACGGTTTGCGGAAAAGTATCCTGACCGGTTTTTTGATGTCGGGATCTGCGAACAGCATGCCGTGACTTTTGCGGCCGGCCTGGCCACCAGAGGCTTCAAACCGGTTGTTGCGGTTTATTCGACTTTTCTGCAGAGGTCCTATGACCAGGTGGTGCATGACGTCTGTCTTCAGAATCTGCCTGTGACCCTCTGCCTGGACAGAGGCGGGATTGTGGGGGAGGACGGAGCCACTCACCACGGAGTATTTGATTTTTCCTATCTTCGGCATATTCCCAATTTGATCTGCATGGCACCCAAAGATGAGGCAGAGCTGCAGAGAATGCTGTACACAGCTGTCCAGCACCCAGGTCCTGCAGTTATAAGGTATCCAAGAGGGGTGGGTGTGGGTTCATCCGTCAGGGATGAGATCCTGCCTGTGGAAGTGGGCCGAGCAGAACTTATCAAAGATGGCTCCCACGGTCTGATCATGGCGGTTGGAAGCAGGGTTTATCCGGCCCTGGAGGCTGCCCTGGAACTTGAAGATGAAAAGATGTCCCTGGCTGTGCTGAATGCCCGGTTTGTCAAGCCCCTGCCGGCAGAGATGATTTTTGACCTTAGAAAAAGGTTCAACAGGATCCTTTTGTTGGAGGAGAATGTCCTGGCTGGCGGCTTTTCTTCAGCTGTGCTGGAATTTCTTGCAGATCATGATCTGCTTGGCGGTCTGCATGTCAAACGGCTGGGGATTCCAGATGTATTTGTTGAGCATGGCACCCAAAAGGAGCTGCGCCAGATGCTGGGCCTTTGCAAAGGCGGGATTAAGAAGACCAGTCTGAAATTTTTCAAACCTTGA